One Glycine max cultivar Williams 82 chromosome 4, Glycine_max_v4.0, whole genome shotgun sequence DNA segment encodes these proteins:
- the LOC100782238 gene encoding protein RKD1, with amino-acid sequence MENQQLTFWKSNYEIDDYPFAPTCQFSSYDYCSWGNANDGYHWPYEFPLQDSYLDAIPYMKCYYPHDILYESTLPIEPTSLSIRDYDFSDVKNVLSALNETDGSDHKPAFSSCNDGESVDEMQEDLKGKKCREEGISSSAKMLSRKTVSQYFYMPISQAARELNVGLTHLKKRCRELGIQRWPHRKLLSLQTLIKNIQEQRETGGHENDEKTRAAIEILEREQRKVEEMPDLELEDNTRRLRQACFKANYKKRKLMGMRLIEPDSSLSGLFNKY; translated from the exons ATGGAGAATCAGCAACTCACGTTTTGGAAGTccaattatgaaattgatgactATCCATTTGCACCTACGTGCCAATTTTCTTCATATGATTATTGCAGCTG GGGTAATGCCAATGATGGGTATCATTGGCCATATGAATTTCCTTTGCAAGATAGCTATCTTGATGCTATCCCTTATATGAAGTGTTATTATCCTCATGACATTTTGTATGAAAGTACTCTTCCCATTGAACCAACCTCACTAAGCATAAGAG ACTATGACTTTTCAGATGTTAAAAATGTGCTTTCTGCGTTGAACGAAACCGATGGTTCGGATCATAAACCTGCTTTTTCATCATGCAATGATGGAGAAAGTGTAGATGAAATGCAGGAAGATTTGAAGGGTAAGAAATGCAGAGAAGAGGGAATTAGTAGCAGTGCGAAAATGTTGTCAAGGAAAACCGTTTCTCAATACTTTTACATGCCAATATCTCAAGCCGCAAGAGAGCTCAATGTGGGCCTCACACACTTGAAGAAAAGGTGTAGGGAGTTAGGAATTCAGAGGTGGCCACATAGGAAGCTACTGAGTCTTCAAACCCTAATAAAGAATATACAA GAGCAAAGAGAGACCGGGGgccatgaaaatgatgaaaaaactAGGGCTGCCATTGAGATCTTGGAGAGAGAACAGAGGAAGGTGGAGGAAATGCCGGATTTGGAACTTGAGGATAATACAAGAAGGCTTAGACAAGCTTGTTTTAAGGCTAACTACAAGAAGAGGAAACTCATGGGGATGAGGCTCATTGAACCCGATTCTTCTCTTAGTGGTCTATTTAACAAGTATTGA